A segment of the Onychomys torridus chromosome 16, mOncTor1.1, whole genome shotgun sequence genome:
CCAGGCCATCCGGCCACATCCCTTCCCTGGGTGCAGGTCCCCACAGATAAGGGAGACGCCGGCCCCACTGACCCAGAGCATAGTCTTGGCTTTGCAGCAGCAACAGTCTGTCTTCCCAGGAGTTTGGGAACCATCCCAACATCATCCGCCTACTTGATGTGATCCCAGCCCAGAATGACAGGGATATTTACCTGGTGTTTGAGTCCATGGGTGAGTGAGGCCTTGGCCGGACCCCAGCCCTACTTAAGTGACCTGGCTCCCTTCTTCTGGTCCTCTGCTGCCTGGCCCATACTGTACCTGTCACTCTCGTCTGTCCCCTGAACCTGAGCACAAAGCTGGTGAGGTCTGACCTTCAAAGATGGGCAGCGACCCCTCTCCCCTTACCCTGCCTGCCTTGGCCTGGTGATGACGCCATTTTGTCCCTTCTGCATGGGATTCTTGCTTTGCCCTCACTTGCTATGTCCTCCTTTCCCCCACTCAGTTTGTAAAACAAGAGCATGACAATAATTCCATAGGCCGTTCTGGCTGTTCTGACAGTGAAGACAGATTCGATGGCCGGGTAGCCAGGCAGAGAGAGCCCAGGATGGGCTGAGGGCTGGTGCAGGCTCAAAGTGGTACAGACCTGCACTCTTCACCCTCCAGACTGACCTGCGTCTCCTTCCCCGGCTCCTGCCCCTTCCCAGACACCGACCTGAATGCAGTCATCCAGAAGGGCAAACTCCTGGAGGACATCCACAAGCGTTGCATCTTTTACCAGCTCCTGAGGGCCACCAAGTTTATCCACTCAGGGCGTGTCATCCACCGGGACCAGAAGGTTGGGTCCACACTGTGCCTACAGGTCCCTTGGCTCCACTGTGCACCCGGCCCACTGGGTCTCAAGCCAGTTCCTCTCTCCAGCCAGCCAACGTTCTTCTGGATGCCGCTTGCCGGGTGAAACTCTGTGACTTTGGCCTGGCACGCTCCCTGAGTGACCTCCCTGAGGGGCCTGAGGGCCAGGCCCTGACAGAGTACGTGGCCACACGCTGGTACCGAGCTCCAGAGGTTCTTCTCTCCTCCCGATGGTAACAGCTGGAGATCcaatctctctcctcccttcaggTCCCTAGGGTACCCTGtatcctggtcctgcctgggcccaCCTGAATACTCACTGTCCTATCCCTGCACTCCcacgctgcctctgcctctgctccctgcccTTTGGCACATACCCCTTCCTGCTCCAGGTATACCCCTGGGGTGGACATGTGGAGCCTGGGCTGCATATTAGGAGAGATGCTTCGGGGGCAGCCACTGTTTCCTGGCACATCTACTTTCCACCAGCTGGAGCTGATCCTGGAGACCATTCCGTTGCCCTCCATGGAGGGTGAGCATGTACACAGTGAGGTCCCAACCTCAGCAGCCTGTCCCCTAGGCATAGGATAATGAAAGTCAGAGGGCACAGCTGTGGCGATGCTGTACCACATCTCCCCAGTACCGTGCACAGGAGAGAGTCACTTGACCCAGGAAAACTGGAAAGGGCCCTGTGGAGGGAGGGCTCAGGAGCAGCTCCTGGGGACTGGTGCAGAGAGACAGAATTGGCCACGGGGACAGTACAAGCCAAACACTGACAGGAAGGGGTGATTGGGCAGAAAGCCAGGGGAACGAGAGTGAAGCGTCCGTGCTTGCTGCTTGCTGAGATCAGCGGTTGTGGAGAGGGGCATGGCAAGGGGGAGACACCTTTGAAGGCCCGGCAGGGTGCCGTTGTCCCCTCAGCAAGTTCCTGCCTTTTGGGTTGGTGTGACCTCTCTGAGCATGCTGAGAGTGTGTGGTTTCCAGGTAAGGCACAGCTATGGGCACTCACCTGGACCGGATGGCTGGCTGGCTCTTAGGGGTTTGAGCCCTTCTAGACCACAGACTCTGTGAGAGGCTATTTATTATCTATGTGGCCAGAAGTGTCGGCTGCCCCCACCCCTTTCCAGCCTGCCTGCTTCATACCTCTTGTCTTCCACCGACTCGCAGAGCTCCAGGGCCTTGGCTCAGACTACAGTGCTTTGATTCTGCAGAACCTTGGGTCCAAGTGAGTGGATCCCTTAGGTGTGCGGGAGGGGTGGCGGGTCGCAGGACCGGGCCTCCATCTTGCAGCTGGCACAGGAGCCAGTTTGTAGCGGTGCAGAGCTGCGCGCTCAGCCCCATACTCTTAAAGCTTAGTTCCGGGGTGGGGGCCGCGGGCGGGGGcgggaaatccaggagagagcGTCCCACTGAGCGGGGATGAGGGAATGGAGAGGTAACCACCTCGGGAAGGGGACTCGAAGAGTGGGATTTACACAAGCAGAGGTCAGGCCACAGACAGAAGGTGCCACGGGTGGGGCCCTAGAGAGGAGACGACAGGCGGCTGCCCGCAGGCCACGGCAGACGCTGGACGCCCTCCTGCCGCCAGACACCCCCCCAGAAGCCCTGGACCTCCTCAAGCGACTCTTGGCATTTGCTCCGGACAAGAGGCTTAGTGCTGAGCAGGCACTGCAACACCCCTACGTGCAGAGGTGAGACTCGGAGTGAAGAGCAGGGGTGGGAGCCCGAGGGGCTTGCTCTCCTGCAACTTGTGTCCCGCCACTCCTGCATCCGTCTTCCTGGCCCCGCAGATTCCATTGCCCCGACCGCGAGTGGACACGGGGATCCGACGTGCGGCTCCCGGTGCACGAAAGAGACCAGCTCTCTGCCCCAGAGTATCGCAACCGCCTGTACCAGGTGCTGGGACTCCCGTCGTCCGCTGTCCACGGGCACCCTCGAAGCCTCTGATCGCAGCGACCTCAGTGCCGTCCGGGCCGGCCCCCTCTGAGCGCCCCTCCAATCCCGCAGATGATCCTGGAGCGGAGGGGGAACAGCCGCAGCCCTCGAGAGGAAGGCCTCGGGGGTGCGGCCTCGCGGGCCGAGCTCAGGGTGTCCACCGCCCGGGCTCCATCGCTCAAGCCCGGAGTCCTCCCCCAGGTCCCCGCGGAGGCGCCTGCACGGAAACGCGGACCCAGACCTCAGAGTAGCCCTGGTGACAACCCTGAGCACGTGGGTGAGCTTTGCCTGTCTCCCACGCACCCCTGGCCCCCTTCTCCGTAGGGCGACCAACGTGCGCAGCGGGGGGACCTAACCCCGGGGGGGTTTGCTCTTATGACCCCACAGAAGTTCCCAGGCAGAGTTCAGACCCCCTGTTCCAACTTCCGCCGCCAAGCAGGGGGGAAAGGCCACCAGGGGCCACAGCGGAGCCACCCTCGGCACCCTCTGGGGTAAGTCGAGGTTGGGTGGGCACGGATGAGCCTCTTGCAGTACCTTTCCGTGACCCCCCGCGGCGCACCCCTTCCAGGTGAAGACAAACCTTAGGGTGGTGGCGCCCTCCCTGACTTCACAGGCCGCGGCTCAGGCGGCCAATCAGGCTCTGATCCGCAGTGACCCGGCCCGGGGCGGTGGGCCGAGGGCGGCCGGCGCGCGACGGGTGAGCCCGGCCCTTCCCAGCTCCCTCCAGTGCGGTTCGTACCCCCTAGAGCCCTGCTCCACTCCTCTCCCTCCTGAACAAGACCCTCGCCTGCGTGCAGGTCCCTTCCCGCCTGCCCCGGGAGGCCCCGGAACCCCGACCCGGCCGAAGGATGTTTGGCACCTCGGCCTCGCAGGGGGCCCAGGGCGCAGCCAGAGCTGCGCTTGGCGGCTACTCCCAGGCCTATGGGACCGTGTGCCGCTCGGCGCTGGGCCGCCTGCCCCTGCTCCCCGGACCGCGTGCGTGAGCCGCCCACCCGCCTCCTCGCGGCAACCTGGCGCTGTTCCCCAGCCCCCAGCGCATCTCCCTCCTCTGTCCATATGCATTCGAGTTCCGGGAGGGTTCTCTGAGCCTCTCTCCCCTAAGGGGGAGTAGATGGCGGTTTCCGCCCCACCCCCAACAAGTTCTTCCAATAAAGTCATATTTTTGCCAGTCCAGCCAAGCCATCTTTTCACCCACTACCATCCGAGGGCTCCCTTCCTAGGTCCCAAACCTTTCCTGAAGCCCACTCTTCCTGAATGCTCCGAATCCTGTGCTCAGCACAAAGTTGAATGGCCATGTCTGCTCTCTCAGAGGCCTCTGCCCACTCAGCTAGTCCTCTGGGACAAGGAGTGTGGACCCATTCCCCACCCGTGCGCAGGTTACCAATGACTGCTTAAGACCGGAGCCACAAagcaaaggggagagagaaatgtGCAGCGCTTCTCTGGGCCCGAGGCTCTTGCTACCCTTTGACAGTGACTGCTACCTACGATCTAACCACACAGTGACACTCCTGGTTTGTCTCCAGGTCTTGATAAAAGGACAGGAAGACACCCTGAAGATCTTGTGGGGGCACTACTGTGCAAAGAACGTGGTGTGAGTTCAGACCAGACTTGTGTAGGCACTCAACTATTTCACACCACCTGGCTAAGGGAGCTGTCTAAACCTGCTGGCCGCAGTAAGGCAGATGACAGCAGGGACTAGGCACGGGTAGGggaagctgggcagaggtggaGCCTGCCTAGCAGTGATCCTGGGTGAAATGAGACAGAGTCAGGAAGCAAATAACCGGGTATGGGCAAGGGTGGGTATGATTCCAACATGGCGGAGAGCCAGTCACAACTAGAGCCAAAAGGTTGTCTCCTGAGGTGGCTGACTGCCAATGCGGTCAGTGCGCAGTTTCAAGAGTCTAAGGCACAGCTCCAAGTTGCTGAGCAACAGAACAAAGGAGTCTGTGAGAGCGAACACCAGAAACCAGTGTGCCTGCAAGACCAAGAACTGGCTGTCGGGGCAGAAGGGTTCAGGGGGGACAGGAGCTGCAAGCTAAAGGCTGAGAAGTGTCCTCTGGGCTTCAAGACTGGAGACCCAGATGAGTGCCTCCATGAATGGCCCAAAGAACCAGGGGTTTGCAGGGCCATGGGATGTGCAGGGGTGGAGGAATTAGAGTTCCCCACTGGGACTAAGGGTCTTCCAAAAAGGGAACCAGGAGGGTCACAGGATTAAAAACTGGGCAGTTGCACCTATTGGGGGAcatgctggcttttttttttttttttttttttttttttttttaacataggatctcactgtgtagccctggctggcctggaacttgctgttctGGGATGCCCCAGAACCTTGAGACcagcttacctctgcctccccagcattgggCTGTGTTGGAGTTCGTGTGTTGTGTTTACTGTTAATATGAGAACACAAGACGCTGCTTCAGGGAACGTCCGTCTCAGAAAGGTGTGCAGGGTGCAGCCAGGGGTCTCAGAGGGCCCCAGAAAGGACTAGCAGCCTCCACTTTTCCACTGCAGAGCTCAACAGGTCTGAGCATGATCAGT
Coding sequences within it:
- the Mapk15 gene encoding mitogen-activated protein kinase 15 isoform X1, coding for MCACSRTRHPCVQRANHVFPQAYGIVWKAVDRRTGDVVAIKKIFDAFRDQTDAQRTFREVMLLQEFGNHPNIIRLLDVIPAQNDRDIYLVFESMDTDLNAVIQKGKLLEDIHKRCIFYQLLRATKFIHSGRVIHRDQKPANVLLDAACRVKLCDFGLARSLSDLPEGPEGQALTEYVATRWYRAPEVLLSSRWYTPGVDMWSLGCILGEMLRGQPLFPGTSTFHQLELILETIPLPSMEELQGLGSDYSALILQNLGSKPRQTLDALLPPDTPPEALDLLKRLLAFAPDKRLSAEQALQHPYVQRFHCPDREWTRGSDVRLPVHERDQLSAPEYRNRLYQMILERRGNSRSPREEGLGGAASRAELRVSTARAPSLKPGVLPQVPAEAPARKRGPRPQSSPGDNPEHVEVPRQSSDPLFQLPPPSRGERPPGATAEPPSAPSGVKTNLRVVAPSLTSQAAAQAANQALIRSDPARGGGPRAAGARRVSPALPSSLQCGSYPLEPCSTPLPPEQDPRLRAGPFPPAPGGPGTPTRPKDVWHLGLAGGPGRSQSCAWRLLPGLWDRVPLGAGPPAPAPRTACVSRPPASSRQPGAVPQPPAHLPPLSICIRVPGGFSEPLSPKGE
- the Mapk15 gene encoding mitogen-activated protein kinase 15 isoform X2, whose protein sequence is MCACSRTRHPCVQRANHVFPQAYGIVWKAVDRRTGDVVAIKKIFDAFRDQTDAQRTFREVMLLQEFGNHPNIIRLLDVIPAQNDRDIYLVFESMDTDLNAVIQKGKLLEDIHKRCIFYQLLRATKFIHSGRVIHRDQKPANVLLDAACRVKLCDFGLARSLSDLPEGPEGQALTEYTPGVDMWSLGCILGEMLRGQPLFPGTSTFHQLELILETIPLPSMEELQGLGSDYSALILQNLGSKPRQTLDALLPPDTPPEALDLLKRLLAFAPDKRLSAEQALQHPYVQRFHCPDREWTRGSDVRLPVHERDQLSAPEYRNRLYQMILERRGNSRSPREEGLGGAASRAELRVSTARAPSLKPGVLPQVPAEAPARKRGPRPQSSPGDNPEHVEVPRQSSDPLFQLPPPSRGERPPGATAEPPSAPSGVKTNLRVVAPSLTSQAAAQAANQALIRSDPARGGGPRAAGARRVSPALPSSLQCGSYPLEPCSTPLPPEQDPRLRAGPFPPAPGGPGTPTRPKDVWHLGLAGGPGRSQSCAWRLLPGLWDRVPLGAGPPAPAPRTACVSRPPASSRQPGAVPQPPAHLPPLSICIRVPGGFSEPLSPKGE
- the Mapk15 gene encoding mitogen-activated protein kinase 15 isoform X3; translated protein: MCACSRTRHPCVQRANHVFPQAYGIVWKAVDRRTGDVVAIKKIFDAFRDQTDAQRTFREVMLLQEFGNHPNIIRLLDVIPAQNDRDIYLVFESMDTDLNAVIQKGKLLEDIHKRCIFYQLLRATKFIHSGRVIHRDQKPANVLLDAACRVKLCDFGLARSLSDLPEGPEGQALTEYVATRWYRAPEVLLSSRWYTPGVDMWSLGCILGEMLRGQPLFPGTSTFHQLELILETIPLPSMEELQGLGSDYSALILQNLGSKPRQTLDALLPPDTPPEALDLLKRLLAFAPDKRLSAEQALQHPYVQRFHCPDREWTRGSDVRLPVHERDQLSAPEYRNRLYQMILERRGNSRSPREEGLGGAASRAELRVSTARAPSLKPGVLPQVPAEAPARKRGPRPQSSPGDNPEHVEVPRQSSDPLFQLPPPSRGERPPGATAEPPSAPSGVKTNLRVVAPSLTSQAAAQAANQALIRSDPARGGGPRAAGARRVPSRLPREAPEPRPGRRMFGTSASQGAQGAARAALGGYSQAYGTVCRSALGRLPLLPGPRA